The following proteins are co-located in the Mesorhizobium sp. M1E.F.Ca.ET.045.02.1.1 genome:
- the kdpA gene encoding potassium-transporting ATPase subunit KdpA, which yields MTIYGWIQILLYCGILVLLVKPLGGYMFRVFNGDRTLLSPVLVPIERGLYRLAGTSDREEQHWAVYTTGMLLFNLAGFLVLYALQRLQGTLPYNPAGMTAVEPGLAFNTAASFVTNTNWQNYGGESTMSYLVQMAGLTVQNFVSAATGIAIAVALISGFARASGKSIGNFWVDLTRCTLYVLLPACIVLTLVYVWLGIPQTLGPYVDAATLEGAKQTIALGPVASQIAIKMLGTNGGGFFNANAAHPFENPDAISNLIQMLTIFALGAGLTNVFGRMVGSERQGWAILASMGVLFLAGVIVCYWAEAAGNPLVHALGIDGGNMEGKETRFGIALSALFAVITTAASCGAVNAMHDSFTALGGMIPIINMQLGEVIVGGVGAGFYGILMFVVIAVFVAGLMVGRTPEYLGKKIEAKEVKMAMLAILCLPLAMLIFTAIAVVLPSAVASMANGGPHGFSEVLYAYTSSAANNGSAFAGLTGNTPWFNLTGAIGMLMGRFLVIIPALAIAGSLAAKKTVPASAGTFPTDGTLFVGLLVGVIIIVGGLTFFPSLAVGPIVEHLAMIHGQTF from the coding sequence ATGACAATATACGGCTGGATACAGATCCTTCTCTACTGTGGGATCCTGGTTTTGCTTGTGAAGCCCCTCGGCGGCTATATGTTCCGGGTCTTCAACGGCGACCGGACCTTGCTTTCGCCGGTGCTCGTCCCGATCGAGCGTGGCCTCTATCGCCTCGCCGGAACGAGCGACAGGGAAGAACAGCACTGGGCCGTCTACACGACGGGCATGCTGCTCTTCAATCTCGCCGGCTTCCTCGTTCTTTACGCCCTGCAGCGGCTGCAGGGCACCCTGCCCTACAATCCGGCGGGCATGACCGCGGTTGAGCCTGGCCTTGCCTTCAACACCGCCGCAAGCTTCGTCACAAACACCAACTGGCAGAATTACGGCGGCGAGAGCACGATGTCCTATCTCGTGCAGATGGCCGGCCTCACCGTGCAGAACTTCGTTTCGGCCGCCACCGGTATCGCCATTGCGGTTGCCTTGATCAGCGGCTTTGCCCGCGCTTCCGGCAAGTCGATCGGCAATTTCTGGGTCGATCTTACCCGCTGCACGCTCTACGTGCTCCTGCCGGCCTGCATCGTGCTCACGCTCGTCTATGTCTGGCTGGGCATCCCGCAGACGCTCGGGCCTTATGTCGACGCCGCCACGCTGGAAGGCGCCAAGCAGACGATCGCGCTCGGCCCGGTCGCATCGCAGATCGCTATCAAGATGCTGGGCACCAATGGCGGCGGCTTCTTCAACGCCAACGCCGCGCATCCTTTCGAGAATCCGGACGCGATCTCCAACCTCATTCAGATGCTGACGATCTTCGCGCTCGGCGCCGGTCTCACCAACGTCTTCGGCCGCATGGTCGGCAGTGAGCGCCAGGGCTGGGCGATCCTTGCCTCGATGGGCGTGCTGTTCCTCGCCGGCGTCATCGTCTGCTACTGGGCCGAGGCCGCCGGCAACCCGCTGGTCCATGCGCTCGGCATCGACGGCGGCAATATGGAAGGCAAGGAGACGCGCTTCGGCATCGCGCTCTCGGCGCTGTTCGCGGTCATCACCACCGCTGCCTCCTGCGGCGCCGTCAACGCCATGCATGACTCTTTCACCGCGCTCGGCGGCATGATCCCGATCATCAACATGCAGCTCGGCGAAGTCATCGTCGGCGGTGTCGGCGCCGGCTTCTACGGCATCCTGATGTTCGTCGTCATCGCCGTCTTCGTCGCCGGCCTGATGGTCGGCCGCACGCCGGAGTATCTCGGCAAGAAGATCGAGGCCAAGGAGGTAAAGATGGCGATGCTCGCCATTCTGTGCCTGCCGCTGGCGATGCTGATCTTCACCGCCATCGCGGTGGTCTTGCCGAGCGCCGTGGCCTCGATGGCCAATGGCGGCCCGCACGGCTTCTCCGAGGTGCTCTACGCCTACACCTCGTCGGCAGCGAACAACGGCTCGGCCTTTGCCGGACTCACCGGCAACACGCCCTGGTTCAACCTTACGGGTGCCATCGGCATGCTGATGGGCCGCTTCCTGGTCATCATCCCGGCTCTCGCCATCGCCGGCTCGCTGGCGGCGAAAAAGACCGTGCCCGCTTCGGCCGGCACCTTCCCGACGGACGGCACGCTGTTCGTCGGCCTGCTGGTCGGCGTCATCATCATCGTCGGCGGCCTCACCTTCTTCCCGTCGCTCGCCGTCGGTCCGATCGTCGAACACCTGGCGATGATCCATGGACAGACTTTCTGA
- a CDS encoding K(+)-transporting ATPase subunit F → MILDFILGGAVTLFLLAYLTYALIRPERF, encoded by the coding sequence ATGATCCTCGATTTCATCCTCGGCGGTGCGGTGACTTTGTTCCTGCTCGCCTATCTCACCTATGCGCTCATCCGCCCTGAGCGCTTTTGA
- a CDS encoding MurR/RpiR family transcriptional regulator: MTEADSQALRIPSEEGDRHDHVRRFPDIISQVKDSYADLRPAERRVADVVLDDVKYAVGASNAALAQRAQVSEPTVTRFCRAIGCEGVRDFKLKLAQSLVVGALYLSTRPQPVNSDSGMPFWNAVFGEARRALQEAERQIDPGQLQKAAELIAKARQVTVFGLGGSSSALAQETQYRLFRYGITISAQCDPYLMRMTASTLKPGDLVIAISATGRTREVIEAVELAKHYRADAICVTAPDTELSRVCDVRLTMAVPEYPDTLKPTASRYAFLAAIDLLAVASAYKLDGPARETVRRIKYNAQIHRTGKEMEPLGD, from the coding sequence ATGACCGAAGCTGACAGCCAGGCGCTGCGTATTCCGAGCGAGGAAGGCGACAGGCACGATCATGTCAGACGCTTCCCGGACATTATTTCGCAGGTGAAGGACAGTTACGCGGATTTGCGTCCGGCCGAACGCCGCGTCGCCGATGTCGTGCTCGACGACGTCAAATATGCGGTCGGCGCGTCGAATGCCGCGCTTGCGCAGCGCGCGCAGGTCAGCGAGCCGACGGTCACCCGTTTCTGCCGCGCCATCGGCTGCGAGGGCGTGCGCGATTTCAAGCTGAAGCTGGCGCAGAGCCTCGTCGTCGGCGCGCTCTATCTCAGCACCAGGCCGCAACCCGTGAACAGCGACAGCGGCATGCCATTCTGGAACGCCGTGTTCGGCGAGGCGCGGCGCGCGCTGCAGGAGGCGGAGCGGCAGATCGATCCGGGGCAATTGCAGAAGGCGGCGGAGCTGATCGCCAAGGCGCGGCAGGTGACGGTGTTCGGCCTCGGCGGCAGTTCGTCGGCCCTGGCGCAGGAGACGCAATACCGCCTGTTCCGCTATGGCATCACGATCAGCGCGCAATGCGATCCGTACCTGATGCGCATGACGGCTTCGACGCTGAAGCCGGGCGACCTGGTGATCGCGATCTCGGCCACCGGCCGCACCCGAGAAGTGATCGAGGCGGTGGAGCTGGCCAAGCATTACCGCGCCGATGCGATCTGCGTGACGGCGCCGGACACCGAGCTGTCGCGCGTTTGCGACGTGCGGCTGACGATGGCGGTTCCCGAATATCCCGACACGCTGAAGCCGACCGCTTCGCGCTACGCCTTCCTCGCGGCCATCGACCTTCTGGCGGTGGCGTCCGCCTACAAGCTCGACGGCCCGGCGCGCGAGACGGTGCGCCGCATCAAGTACAACGCCCAGATCCATCGGACCGGGAAGGAGATGGAGCCATTGGGAGATTAG
- a CDS encoding NAD(P)/FAD-dependent oxidoreductase gives MLDIAPSQQAGTWLGSFGRALEAGDIEAATNLFVDDGYWRDLLTFTWNIKTMEGQAAIREMLKAMLSSAKPSHWRLSGEASSDEGTIEAWFTFETAVARGEGILRLKDGRCRTLFTAMSELKGFEEQKGPDRPLGIRHKADPGRETWAEKRAREARDLGVHEQPYCLVIGGGQGGIMLGARLRQLGVPALIIEKNARAGDSWRNRYRSLVLHDPVWYDHLPYIPFPENWPVFTPKDKMGDWLEMYARVMELNYWVATRCISAAYDEVEKVWTVVVDRVGQRITLKPKHIVFATGAYGPPRQIELPGAGSFKGELLHSSQYSTGEKFRGKRVAVIGAASSGHDVSVDLWEAGAKVTMVQRSPTTVVKSDTLMEVGFEIFSEKALARGITTDKADMIVASTPFALVPKGQRALYNVIRERDADFYERLGDSGFAIDFGEDETGLLMKAYRTGSGFYIDVGACELILNGEIAVKSGVGIKSLTPNGILFEDGSELAVDAIVCCTGFQSMNETVAGIVSREVADKVGPCWGLGSGVKGDPGPWQGELRNMWKPTAQEALWFHGGNLALSRFYSKFVALQLKARMEGIATPVYGEPSNSRR, from the coding sequence ATGCTCGACATCGCACCATCGCAGCAGGCGGGCACATGGCTCGGCTCCTTCGGCCGGGCGCTCGAGGCCGGCGACATCGAGGCGGCGACCAACCTTTTCGTGGACGACGGCTACTGGCGCGATCTGCTGACCTTCACATGGAATATCAAGACCATGGAGGGCCAGGCGGCGATCCGCGAGATGCTGAAGGCGATGCTGTCATCGGCGAAACCGTCTCACTGGCGCCTGTCGGGCGAGGCGAGCTCGGACGAAGGCACGATCGAGGCCTGGTTCACATTCGAGACGGCCGTGGCGCGGGGCGAGGGCATCCTGCGGCTCAAGGACGGCCGCTGCCGGACGCTGTTCACCGCGATGAGCGAGCTTAAAGGTTTCGAGGAGCAGAAAGGTCCGGACCGGCCGCTCGGCATCCGCCACAAGGCCGATCCCGGGCGCGAGACCTGGGCGGAGAAAAGGGCACGTGAGGCGCGCGACCTCGGCGTGCACGAGCAGCCCTATTGCCTGGTGATCGGCGGCGGCCAGGGAGGCATCATGCTCGGCGCCCGGCTGCGGCAGCTCGGCGTTCCCGCGCTTATCATCGAGAAGAACGCGCGCGCCGGCGATTCCTGGCGCAACCGCTATCGCTCGCTCGTGCTGCACGATCCGGTCTGGTATGACCATCTGCCTTACATTCCGTTCCCGGAGAACTGGCCGGTCTTCACGCCCAAGGACAAGATGGGCGACTGGCTGGAAATGTATGCCCGCGTCATGGAGCTGAACTACTGGGTCGCCACCAGATGCATCAGCGCCGCCTATGACGAGGTTGAAAAGGTCTGGACGGTGGTGGTCGACCGTGTCGGCCAGCGCATCACGCTGAAGCCGAAGCACATCGTCTTCGCCACCGGCGCCTATGGGCCGCCGCGGCAGATCGAATTGCCCGGCGCCGGCAGCTTCAAGGGCGAGCTCCTGCATTCCAGCCAGTATTCGACCGGCGAGAAGTTCCGCGGCAAACGCGTCGCGGTGATCGGCGCGGCAAGCTCGGGCCACGACGTCAGCGTCGATCTCTGGGAGGCCGGCGCCAAGGTCACGATGGTCCAGCGTTCGCCGACGACGGTGGTGAAGTCCGACACGCTGATGGAGGTCGGCTTTGAGATCTTTTCCGAAAAGGCGCTGGCGCGCGGCATCACCACTGACAAGGCGGACATGATCGTCGCCTCGACGCCGTTCGCGCTGGTGCCGAAAGGCCAGCGGGCGCTCTATAACGTCATCCGCGAGCGCGACGCGGATTTCTACGAGCGGCTCGGCGACAGCGGCTTCGCCATCGACTTCGGCGAGGACGAGACCGGGCTTTTGATGAAGGCCTATCGCACTGGTTCGGGCTTTTACATCGATGTCGGCGCCTGCGAGCTGATCCTGAACGGCGAGATCGCGGTGAAGAGCGGCGTCGGCATCAAATCGCTGACGCCGAACGGCATCCTGTTCGAGGACGGCAGCGAGCTTGCGGTCGATGCGATCGTCTGCTGCACCGGCTTTCAGTCGATGAACGAGACGGTTGCGGGGATCGTCTCGCGCGAGGTCGCCGACAAGGTCGGGCCATGCTGGGGCCTCGGCTCCGGCGTCAAGGGCGATCCCGGCCCGTGGCAGGGCGAATTGCGCAACATGTGGAAGCCTACGGCGCAGGAAGCGCTGTGGTTCCACGGCGGCAACCTCGCGCTGTCGCGCTTCTACTCGAAATTCGTGGCGCTGCAGCTCAAGGCGCGCATGGAAGGGATCGCCACGCCGGTTTACGGCGAGCCGAGCAATTCGCGGCGGTGA